One Arthrobacter sp. StoSoilB19 DNA window includes the following coding sequences:
- a CDS encoding aldo/keto reductase, translated as MQTETRTIPGTAIQLPVLGFGGAPIGNLYRQVQEQEAIDAVEAAWEGGVRYFDTAPHYGLGLSERRLGKALAGQDRNSYVLSTKVGRLLRPNPSPNGKDTQGFDVPDDLVRVRDYSREGVLRSIEESLQRLGTDRIDIVFIHDPDDYWSEAVDGAAPTLSALRDEGVIGAWGAGMNQSEMLARFVTETDIDVIMLAGRYTLLEQGAAADLLPACLERKVGVVNVGVFNSGLLSKDRPARNATYNYQPAPPQLLDRAYLLADICESHGTTLPAAALRYPYQHPAVTSVVLGMRTPEQVKQNLDLASQAVPDQLWAELRNRGLIT; from the coding sequence ATGCAAACAGAAACCCGCACCATCCCCGGCACCGCAATCCAACTGCCCGTCCTCGGGTTCGGGGGCGCCCCCATCGGCAACCTGTACCGGCAGGTGCAGGAGCAGGAGGCGATCGACGCCGTTGAAGCAGCCTGGGAGGGTGGCGTCCGGTACTTCGACACAGCCCCACACTACGGGCTGGGACTTTCGGAGCGCCGCCTTGGAAAAGCACTCGCCGGCCAGGACCGCAACAGCTACGTGCTCAGCACCAAAGTGGGGCGCCTACTGCGACCCAACCCATCCCCGAACGGTAAGGACACCCAGGGGTTCGACGTGCCCGATGATCTGGTCCGGGTCCGCGACTACTCACGCGAGGGGGTGTTGCGCTCCATCGAGGAAAGCCTCCAGCGGCTCGGGACTGACCGGATCGACATCGTCTTCATCCACGACCCGGACGACTACTGGAGCGAGGCTGTCGACGGTGCCGCACCCACCCTGTCCGCCTTGAGGGATGAGGGCGTCATCGGTGCCTGGGGCGCAGGCATGAACCAGTCCGAAATGCTCGCCCGCTTCGTCACCGAAACGGACATCGATGTGATCATGCTGGCGGGCCGGTACACGCTGCTGGAGCAGGGAGCAGCAGCGGATCTGCTGCCGGCGTGCCTTGAGCGGAAAGTGGGAGTAGTGAACGTCGGAGTCTTCAACTCCGGCCTGCTCTCCAAAGACCGTCCGGCGCGCAACGCCACCTACAACTACCAACCCGCGCCCCCGCAGCTTTTAGACCGGGCATACCTGCTGGCCGACATCTGCGAGTCGCATGGAACCACCCTCCCTGCCGCCGCCTTGAGGTACCCGTACCAGCACCCCGCCGTGACAAGCGTGGTCCTGGGCATGCGGACGCCCGAACAGGTGAAGCAAAACCTCGATCTGGCATCGCAGGCAGTCCCGGACCAGCTATGGGCCGAGCTGCGCAACCGCGGCCTCATCACGTAG
- a CDS encoding amidohydrolase family protein, with translation MLSYDWLNRVPSLNRPFLPRELPHAPGTQAVFVQADCRDDQALKEVDWVASLRATWPELAAIVAYAPINRGDGVSEDLAELCQRPLVRGVRQLFQDREAGFMLTAETLAGGRHVGRAGFAFDACVRSWQLSELAAFAARIPELCIVLDHMGKPPIAAGSLSEWSTAMRRLARLPNVVVKISGAGAEADPTRPLGPQALPFILEALNVFGADRCMIGSDWPVSLTEPAAYQDWILTVEQAMSDASSYERENVARGTAVRAYGLKAVRGPAHPEEEKD, from the coding sequence GTGCTCAGTTATGACTGGTTGAACCGTGTCCCTTCCCTGAACCGGCCCTTCCTTCCACGGGAACTTCCACACGCGCCCGGGACGCAGGCTGTCTTTGTGCAGGCCGATTGCCGTGATGACCAGGCGCTGAAGGAAGTTGACTGGGTGGCGAGCCTCCGGGCCACCTGGCCGGAGCTGGCGGCGATTGTGGCCTATGCCCCCATCAACCGCGGGGACGGCGTGTCCGAAGACCTTGCGGAGCTGTGTCAGCGGCCCCTGGTCCGCGGGGTGCGCCAGCTGTTCCAGGACAGGGAGGCCGGTTTCATGCTGACGGCGGAAACACTGGCCGGAGGCCGCCATGTAGGGAGGGCCGGGTTTGCCTTCGACGCCTGCGTCCGCTCGTGGCAGCTTTCGGAACTTGCAGCTTTTGCTGCCCGGATACCGGAACTGTGCATAGTGCTGGACCACATGGGCAAACCACCCATTGCAGCCGGCAGCCTCAGCGAATGGAGCACAGCGATGCGTCGATTGGCCAGGCTGCCCAACGTCGTCGTGAAGATTTCAGGGGCGGGCGCGGAAGCTGACCCCACGCGTCCACTTGGGCCGCAGGCGCTGCCCTTCATCCTGGAAGCCTTAAACGTTTTTGGGGCCGATCGGTGCATGATCGGCAGTGACTGGCCGGTCTCTCTGACGGAGCCGGCCGCGTACCAGGACTGGATTCTCACGGTGGAGCAGGCGATGTCCGACGCCTCCTCTTACGAACGCGAAAACGTCGCCCGTGGAACCGCAGTTCGCGCTTACGGACTCAAGGCAGTCCGGGGTCCGGCACACCCGGAAGAGGAGAAAGACTAA
- a CDS encoding RbsD/FucU domain-containing protein has product MINYTLTHPGLLAALAESGHGSQILLADANYPHNTGAPAAARRIALNLRPGLLTIDQVLEVLIDAVPLEAAAVMTPPDGNWTEAVKGYGRALGTAIPITSHQRFDFYDAARSPNVAVVIASGDTRHYANLLLTIGVRPDGQA; this is encoded by the coding sequence ATGATCAACTACACACTTACCCACCCGGGCCTGCTCGCAGCCCTCGCTGAATCCGGCCACGGCTCGCAGATCCTCCTGGCGGACGCAAACTACCCGCACAACACCGGCGCCCCTGCAGCCGCGAGGCGGATAGCCCTGAATCTGCGGCCCGGCCTGCTGACCATTGACCAGGTACTGGAGGTGCTGATCGACGCCGTTCCGCTCGAAGCCGCCGCGGTAATGACGCCTCCGGACGGAAACTGGACGGAGGCAGTCAAAGGCTACGGACGAGCGCTGGGCACCGCAATTCCCATCACTTCGCACCAGCGCTTCGACTTCTACGATGCCGCGCGGTCGCCGAACGTCGCCGTCGTCATCGCCAGTGGGGACACCCGGCACTACGCGAACCTGCTCCTGACCATCGGCGTTCGGCCCGACGGACAGGCATGA